One region of Schistocerca gregaria isolate iqSchGreg1 chromosome 7, iqSchGreg1.2, whole genome shotgun sequence genomic DNA includes:
- the LOC126282430 gene encoding uncharacterized protein LOC126282430, protein MDASQDKCSGVIASHSYLWGRSFAKDPKVFKITVGTLNMGTMTGKGREIVDMMQRRKIKALCVQETRWKSNKAKILADGYKLLYNSASLESRNGVAGILHRELQEEVCEVSRVNDRIIYVKMMFGGEMVTVRMAYAPQVGCSEDEKEKFWSDLDGVMVIIPENEIV, encoded by the coding sequence ATGGATGCTTCTCAAGATAAGTGTTCAGGAGTAATAGCCTCTCATTCATATCTCTGGGGGAGGAGTTTTGCAAAGGATCCAAAGGTGTTCAAGATCACAGTGGGAACTCTAAACATGGGAACGATGACAGGAAAGGGAAGAGAGATAGTAGACATGATGCAGAGGAGGAAGATAAAGGCTTTGTGTGTGCAAGAGACAAGGTGGAAGAGCAATAAGGCAAAGATCTTAGCTGATGGCTATAAGCTACTTTATAATAGTGCAAGCCTGGAATCAAGAAATGGAGTTGCTGGTATTTTGCACAgagagcttcaagaagaggtatgtGAAGTCAGCAGAGTAAATGATAGGATCATATACGTTAAGATGATGTTTGGTGGAGAAATGGTAACAGTGCGGATGGCCTATGCACCCCAAGTGGGATGTTCGGAGGACGAGAAGGAAAAATTTTGGAGTGATTTGGATGGAGTAATGGTCATAATACCAGAGAATGAAATAGTGTAG